A stretch of the Fusobacterium varium genome encodes the following:
- the gdh gene encoding glutamate dehydrogenase codes for MGVSAKEYVEKVIEKVKAKNQGEKEFVQAVEEVLTSLTPFIAENPQYIENNILERIVEPERQIIFRVPWEDDNGKIQVNRGFRVEFNGVIGPYKGGLRFHPSVALDSMKFLAFEQTFKNSLTGLPIGGGKGGSDFNSTDKSDREIKRFCESFMTELYRHIGPDKDVPAGDIGVSGREIGYLFGHYRRIKGAYENGVLTGKNPNYGGSKIRPEATGYGVTYFIQEMLKDMGESIEGKTVAISGYGNVAWGAAKKMAELGAKVVTISGSKGYVYDPDGIKGEKVEYMLEVRRNKNVTLKDFADKFNLEYFEGKKPWERKVDIAVPCAIQNEILLEDAQKIVENGVKIVCEGANMPCSAEAIELFEENGIGFGAAKAANAGGVAVSALEMSQNSLRYQWSEEEVDSKLHEIMKDIYRKSKEMSILYNVSLAKGANIAGFKKVADTMLMQGNY; via the coding sequence ATGGGAGTGTCAGCAAAAGAATATGTAGAAAAAGTAATTGAAAAAGTAAAAGCAAAAAATCAAGGGGAAAAGGAATTTGTACAAGCAGTAGAAGAAGTTCTAACTAGTTTGACTCCATTTATTGCAGAAAATCCTCAATATATTGAAAATAATATTTTAGAAAGAATAGTCGAACCGGAAAGACAGATAATATTTAGAGTTCCTTGGGAAGATGATAATGGGAAGATTCAAGTTAATAGAGGATTTAGAGTAGAATTTAATGGTGTTATAGGACCATATAAAGGGGGACTTAGATTTCATCCTTCAGTAGCATTAGATTCTATGAAGTTTTTGGCTTTTGAGCAAACATTTAAAAACTCGTTAACTGGACTTCCAATAGGTGGAGGAAAGGGAGGAAGTGACTTTAATTCTACTGATAAATCAGATAGAGAAATAAAAAGATTCTGTGAAAGCTTTATGACAGAACTTTATCGTCATATAGGACCAGATAAAGATGTTCCAGCTGGAGATATAGGTGTAAGTGGAAGAGAAATTGGATATCTTTTTGGACATTACAGAAGAATAAAAGGTGCTTATGAGAATGGAGTGCTTACTGGAAAAAATCCAAATTATGGTGGAAGTAAGATAAGACCAGAAGCAACTGGATATGGAGTAACTTATTTTATTCAGGAAATGTTGAAAGACATGGGAGAATCTATCGAAGGAAAAACAGTTGCTATATCTGGATATGGAAATGTTGCATGGGGAGCTGCTAAAAAAATGGCAGAACTTGGAGCAAAAGTTGTTACTATTTCTGGCTCTAAAGGATATGTATATGATCCTGATGGAATAAAAGGAGAAAAAGTAGAATACATGCTTGAAGTAAGAAGAAATAAAAATGTAACTTTAAAAGATTTTGCTGATAAATTTAATCTTGAATATTTTGAAGGTAAAAAACCTTGGGAAAGAAAAGTTGATATAGCTGTTCCATGTGCTATTCAAAATGAAATACTTCTTGAAGATGCTCAAAAAATAGTTGAAAATGGAGTAAAAATAGTTTGTGAAGGAGCTAATATGCCATGCAGTGCTGAAGCCATTGAACTGTTTGAAGAAAATGGAATTGGGTTTGGAGCTGCAAAAGCTGCCAATGCTGGAGGTGTTGCAGTATCTGCTTTAGAAATGTCTCAAAATAGTTTGAGATATCAATGGTCTGAGGAAGAAGTAGATAGCAAACTTCATGAAATAATGAAAGATATTTATAGAAAATCTAAAGAAATGAGCATTTTATATAATGTAAGTTTAGCTAAAGGAGCAAATATAGCTGGATTTAAAAAAGTTGCAGATACTATGTTAATGCAAGGAAATTATTAA
- a CDS encoding putative glutamate synthase, whose translation MYKIVEKKWLTPIICYMDIEAPDLATAALPGQFLIIKTDDKGERIPLTICDYDRKKGTVTIVFQVLGESTRKMGEFEKGEYFADVVGPLGQPSELIHTDIEELKKKKYLFVAGGVGTAPVYPQVKWMKENGIDTDVVIGTRSKDTLIFEDEMKAVSGNLYICTDDGTYGRKGMVTDVIDDLLKEGRHYDHAIIIGPMIMMKFASKKCRENNISNTVSLNPLMVDGTGMCGACRVTIDGKVKFACVDGPEFDGDKVNFDEAMRRQNMYKTEEGRNILLIEDGETHHNPSCPNHEIIVDKKKRVPVREQEPDIRNKNFDEVCYGYNMEEAQAEASRCINCKNPLCVQGCPVSIDIPAFIQKIKEGDMKEAGKIIAKYSNLPAVCGRVCPQETQCEGKCILGIKGEPVSIGKLERFVGDWVIANGIEYEIKEKNNKKVAVIGGGPAGLTAAGDLAKMGYDVTIYEALHKLGGVLSYGIPEFRLPKEKVVDKEIENLYKLGVKVVTNAIVGRTFTIDELLDRKGFSAVFIGSGAGLPRFMNIPGENYNGVISANEFLTRVNLMGANKSDYATPIKIGKRVIVVGGGNVAMDAARTAKRLGADTTVVYRRGEAELPARREEVEHAKEEGIKFHFLVSPIEVIGDEKGWVKEIRCIRMELGEPDESGRAKFSPIENSEFIIEGETVIMSLGTSPNPLIASTTENLKINRWKGIEADEETGRTSREGVFAGGDAVTGAATVILAMEAGKKAAAEIDRYLKIK comes from the coding sequence ATGTATAAAATAGTAGAAAAGAAATGGCTTACTCCAATAATCTGTTATATGGATATAGAGGCTCCTGATTTAGCTACAGCAGCTCTGCCAGGTCAGTTTCTTATCATTAAGACAGATGATAAAGGGGAACGTATCCCTTTAACTATATGTGATTATGACAGAAAAAAAGGAACTGTGACTATTGTTTTTCAAGTACTGGGAGAGAGTACAAGAAAAATGGGAGAATTTGAAAAAGGAGAATATTTTGCTGATGTAGTAGGACCTCTTGGACAGCCAAGTGAACTTATTCACACAGATATAGAAGAATTGAAAAAGAAAAAATATCTTTTTGTAGCTGGAGGGGTTGGAACAGCTCCAGTATATCCACAAGTAAAGTGGATGAAGGAAAATGGAATAGATACAGATGTGGTAATTGGTACAAGGAGTAAGGATACTTTAATATTTGAAGATGAAATGAAAGCTGTATCAGGAAATCTCTATATATGTACAGATGATGGGACATATGGGAGAAAGGGAATGGTTACAGATGTAATAGATGATCTTTTAAAAGAAGGCAGACATTATGATCATGCGATTATAATTGGTCCTATGATAATGATGAAATTTGCTTCTAAAAAATGCAGAGAAAACAATATTTCAAATACTGTAAGTCTGAATCCTCTCATGGTTGATGGAACTGGAATGTGTGGCGCATGCAGAGTGACGATAGATGGAAAAGTAAAATTTGCCTGTGTAGATGGACCAGAATTTGATGGAGATAAGGTAAATTTTGATGAAGCTATGAGAAGACAGAATATGTATAAGACAGAAGAAGGAAGAAATATACTTTTGATAGAAGATGGAGAAACACATCATAATCCATCTTGTCCTAATCATGAGATAATAGTAGATAAAAAGAAAAGAGTACCTGTAAGAGAGCAGGAGCCTGATATAAGAAATAAAAATTTTGATGAAGTATGTTATGGATATAATATGGAAGAAGCTCAAGCAGAAGCTTCAAGATGCATTAACTGTAAAAATCCATTATGTGTACAAGGCTGTCCTGTCTCAATAGATATACCAGCTTTTATTCAAAAAATAAAAGAGGGAGACATGAAGGAAGCAGGAAAAATAATAGCAAAATATTCAAATCTTCCAGCAGTATGTGGAAGAGTATGCCCTCAGGAAACTCAATGTGAAGGGAAATGTATATTGGGAATAAAAGGAGAACCAGTATCTATTGGAAAATTAGAAAGATTTGTAGGAGACTGGGTAATAGCCAATGGAATAGAATATGAGATAAAAGAAAAGAATAATAAAAAAGTTGCAGTTATAGGAGGAGGACCAGCAGGACTTACAGCAGCTGGAGATTTAGCTAAAATGGGGTATGATGTAACTATATATGAAGCACTTCATAAACTTGGAGGAGTGCTCAGCTATGGAATACCAGAGTTTAGACTGCCAAAAGAAAAAGTAGTTGATAAAGAGATAGAAAATCTATATAAACTTGGAGTAAAAGTAGTAACTAATGCAATAGTAGGACGAACTTTTACAATAGATGAACTTTTAGATAGAAAAGGGTTTTCTGCTGTGTTTATAGGAAGTGGCGCAGGGCTTCCAAGATTTATGAATATACCAGGAGAAAACTATAATGGAGTAATATCAGCAAATGAATTTTTAACAAGAGTAAACCTTATGGGAGCCAATAAATCTGATTATGCAACACCTATAAAAATAGGGAAGAGAGTAATAGTAGTAGGCGGAGGAAATGTTGCTATGGATGCAGCGAGAACTGCTAAGAGACTTGGGGCAGATACAACTGTTGTATACAGAAGAGGAGAGGCAGAACTTCCAGCCAGAAGGGAAGAAGTAGAGCACGCAAAGGAAGAAGGAATTAAATTTCATTTCTTGGTATCGCCAATAGAAGTAATAGGAGATGAAAAAGGCTGGGTAAAAGAGATAAGATGTATAAGAATGGAATTGGGAGAACCAGATGAAAGCGGAAGAGCAAAATTTTCGCCAATAGAAAACAGTGAGTTCATAATAGAAGGGGAAACAGTGATAATGTCCCTAGGAACATCACCAAATCCTCTGATAGCCTCAACAACAGAGAATCTAAAAATAAACAGATGGAAGGGGATAGAAGCAGATGAAGAGACAGGAAGAACATCAAGAGAAGGAGTATTTGCAGGAGGAGATGCAGTAACAGGAGCAGCAACAGTAATACTTGCAATGGAAGCAGGAAAAAAAGCAGCAGCTGAGATAGACAGATATTTAAAAATTAAATAA
- a CDS encoding putative transposase: MFFFYDRDLLTKLAYAVNDVFKYQFHNIKAKNQRIHKISKYSSKYFTNSDIIHYGLITVIHTFGRDLKWNPHIHAIVTLGGFNKNYQFLEKKYFHVNSIAGQWKKMVIDIVKSGNYDKPEIKAKAYAAANYLYRKNTRFFFNVAKNDLNNNIYAIKYIGRYLSRAPIAEYKIIDFYDNKVTFYYESLADDKQRIELTLDAETFLSKLIIHIPPKHFKMIRRFGIYSRNIKSELKNIMKFMRKYVSKYSNSTFYQLEIWKAFGVNPFYCFKCNARMKVKKISYFNIHTGSICWKEYR, from the coding sequence ATGTTTTTCTTCTATGATAGAGACCTTTTAACTAAGCTTGCTTATGCTGTTAATGATGTTTTTAAATATCAATTTCATAACATTAAAGCAAAAAATCAAAGAATTCATAAAATTTCAAAATATTCCTCTAAATACTTTACTAACTCAGATATCATTCATTATGGATTGATTACTGTTATTCATACCTTTGGACGCGATCTTAAATGGAATCCTCATATTCATGCTATTGTTACTTTAGGTGGATTCAATAAAAACTACCAATTTCTTGAAAAAAAATATTTTCATGTCAATTCCATTGCTGGACAATGGAAAAAAATGGTTATTGATATTGTTAAATCTGGAAATTATGACAAGCCTGAAATTAAAGCTAAAGCTTATGCTGCTGCTAACTACCTTTATCGCAAAAATACAAGATTCTTTTTCAATGTTGCAAAAAATGATTTAAATAATAATATTTATGCAATTAAATATATTGGCAGATACCTGTCAAGAGCTCCTATCGCAGAATATAAAATTATTGATTTCTATGATAATAAGGTTACTTTCTATTATGAAAGTCTTGCTGATGATAAACAAAGAATTGAGCTTACTTTAGATGCAGAAACATTTCTTTCTAAATTAATTATTCACATTCCCCCTAAACATTTCAAAATGATTAGGCGCTTTGGAATCTATTCTAGAAATATTAAATCAGAACTTAAAAATATCATGAAATTCATGAGAAAATATGTCTCTAAATATTCCAATTCTACTTTTTATCAACTTGAAATATGGAAAGCTTTTGGAGTAAATCCTTTTTATTGTTTTAAATGTAATGCCAGAATGAAAGTTAAAAAAATATCATATTTTAATATACATACAGGCTCCATTTGCTGGAAAGAATATCGCTAA
- a CDS encoding zinc/iron permease yields MFEDVAAIRALILSFLAGMSTLLGAFIIFITNKKSEKLVTISLGFAGGVMISVSFTDLMPNANILLAAYAGEKMGVVLGVVFLLVGVLLAALLDKFVPHEDEPHGDGKQHENLFRVGFVSTLAIGLHNFPEGIATFMAGYENMTLGISIALAIAMHNIPEGISVAMPIYFATGSKMKAFKYTFLSGIAEPIGATLAFLILKPYINDLTLGMIFGIISGVMLYIAIEELLPSSRQYGYTKEALIATFAGIILMPLTHVI; encoded by the coding sequence ATGTTTGAAGATGTAGCAGCGATAAGAGCATTGATTTTATCTTTCTTAGCTGGAATGTCAACACTGCTTGGGGCTTTCATAATATTCATAACTAATAAAAAAAGTGAAAAACTGGTGACTATATCACTTGGATTTGCTGGTGGAGTAATGATAAGTGTATCATTTACTGATCTTATGCCTAATGCCAATATTTTATTAGCAGCTTATGCTGGAGAAAAAATGGGAGTAGTATTAGGAGTAGTTTTTCTTCTTGTTGGAGTATTATTAGCAGCTCTTTTGGATAAATTTGTTCCTCATGAAGATGAACCTCATGGGGATGGTAAACAGCATGAAAATCTTTTTAGAGTAGGTTTTGTTTCTACTCTTGCAATTGGACTGCATAACTTTCCAGAAGGGATAGCAACATTTATGGCTGGTTATGAAAATATGACTTTGGGAATTTCTATTGCATTAGCTATAGCTATGCACAATATTCCAGAAGGAATCTCTGTAGCAATGCCTATTTATTTTGCCACTGGAAGTAAAATGAAAGCTTTCAAATATACTTTTTTATCAGGAATAGCAGAGCCAATTGGAGCTACCTTAGCTTTTCTTATACTTAAGCCTTATATAAATGATTTAACTCTTGGTATGATTTTTGGAATTATTTCAGGAGTAATGCTCTATATAGCTATTGAAGAACTTCTTCCTAGTTCAAGACAGTATGGGTACACAAAAGAAGCCCTAATAGCTACTTTTGCAGGTATTATATTAATGCCTTTAACTCATGTAATATAA
- a CDS encoding pyridoxamine kinase: MDNIVKKVAAIHDLSGYGRSSLTSIIPILSSMKLQVCPVPTAVLSTHTGGFEGFSFLDLTDYMEQHIAHWKKLGLEFDCIYSGFLGSPRQIKIVADFVDFFGHKNNLTVIDPVLGDNGRLYGTMGKEMVEEMKKLIGKADIITPNFTEVTFLLDKEYKKEISEAEIKEWLIELAAIGPKIVIATSVPDEDSHSTDRKTNVVAYDRENNVFWKVSCKYIPASYPGTGDAYTSVVIGSLLQGDSLPIAIERGVQFITQCILASYGFKYPNREGVLLERMLDVLKMPTISSSYELLKNEK; the protein is encoded by the coding sequence ATGGATAATATAGTAAAAAAAGTAGCAGCTATTCATGACCTTTCTGGTTATGGAAGATCTTCATTAACAAGTATTATACCTATACTTTCAAGTATGAAATTACAGGTATGCCCTGTTCCTACAGCAGTACTCTCTACTCATACTGGAGGCTTTGAAGGTTTCAGTTTTCTTGATCTTACAGATTACATGGAACAGCACATAGCACATTGGAAAAAACTTGGACTTGAATTTGATTGTATATATTCTGGATTTTTAGGTTCACCTAGGCAAATAAAAATAGTTGCTGATTTTGTTGATTTCTTTGGCCATAAAAATAATCTTACTGTTATAGACCCTGTATTAGGAGATAATGGCAGACTATATGGAACAATGGGAAAAGAAATGGTAGAAGAAATGAAAAAACTTATTGGAAAGGCTGATATAATCACTCCTAATTTTACAGAAGTTACTTTTCTTTTAGATAAAGAATATAAGAAGGAAATAAGTGAGGCTGAAATAAAAGAATGGCTTATAGAACTTGCAGCAATAGGGCCTAAAATAGTAATAGCCACAAGTGTTCCTGATGAAGATTCTCACTCTACTGACAGAAAAACAAATGTTGTAGCTTATGACAGAGAAAATAATGTTTTTTGGAAGGTAAGCTGTAAATACATTCCTGCTTCTTATCCTGGGACTGGAGATGCTTATACAAGCGTTGTTATAGGAAGTCTTCTTCAAGGAGACAGTCTTCCTATTGCTATAGAAAGAGGTGTACAATTTATTACTCAATGTATTTTAGCAAGCTATGGATTTAAATATCCAAATAGGGAAGGAGTCCTTCTTGAAAGAATGCTTGATGTATTAAAGATGCCAACTATTTCAAGCAGTTATGAACTTTTAAAAAATGAAAAATAA
- a CDS encoding radical SAM protein, translated as METMKYIFGPVPSRRLGNSLGISPIPRKTCNYSCIYCQLGITDKMIGDRREFFKLEEIIKEFKIYLKDSHKFDVITIVGEGEPTLYSKLGDLIKEIKNFTDKPVAVITNGALLHDSKVREELYEADIVLPSLDGYDQETAKKIDRPLAYIQFEDELNGLIKFSHEYKGQLWLEIMLIDGINCNKKSIASFKELLKIIKYDRLYLNTPVRPPAENYVKTVSKEDMEYAVNELGGISIDMLSSGSFFSEIADNYEAILSIIRRHPMNQFEVESFMNSRNEENIKNIFIKLENDSKINVIDYKGIKTYRLK; from the coding sequence ATGGAAACTATGAAATATATTTTTGGTCCTGTTCCTTCACGAAGACTTGGAAATTCTCTAGGAATAAGTCCTATCCCTCGTAAAACCTGTAATTATTCATGTATTTACTGTCAACTTGGAATAACTGATAAAATGATTGGAGATAGAAGGGAATTTTTTAAACTTGAAGAAATTATAAAAGAATTTAAAATCTATTTAAAAGATTCTCATAAATTTGATGTTATTACTATTGTTGGTGAAGGTGAACCTACTCTTTATTCAAAACTTGGTGATCTTATAAAAGAAATTAAAAATTTTACTGATAAACCTGTAGCTGTTATTACTAATGGTGCTCTTCTACATGACTCTAAAGTAAGAGAAGAACTTTATGAAGCTGACATAGTTCTTCCTTCTCTTGATGGTTATGATCAGGAAACTGCAAAAAAAATTGACAGACCTTTAGCATATATACAATTTGAAGATGAATTAAATGGTTTGATTAAATTTTCACATGAATACAAGGGACAATTATGGCTTGAAATAATGCTGATTGATGGAATTAACTGTAATAAAAAATCTATTGCTTCTTTTAAGGAATTATTAAAAATAATAAAATATGATAGATTATATCTCAATACTCCAGTAAGACCTCCTGCTGAAAATTATGTAAAAACTGTAAGTAAGGAAGATATGGAATATGCTGTTAATGAACTTGGAGGTATATCTATTGATATGTTAAGCTCTGGAAGTTTTTTTAGTGAAATAGCAGATAATTATGAGGCTATTCTAAGCATAATAAGAAGGCATCCTATGAATCAATTTGAAGTTGAAAGTTTTATGAATTCAAGAAATGAAGAAAATATTAAAAATATATTTATAAAACTAGAAAATGATTCTAAAATTAATGTAATAGACTATAAAGGAATAAAAACATACAGACTAAAATAA
- the nifJ gene encoding pyruvate-flavodoxin oxidoreductase: MVKKMQTMDGNQAAAYASYAFTEVAGIYPITPSSPMAEYTDEWASKGMKNIFGVPVKVVEMQSEAGAAGTVHGSLQAGALTTTYTASQGLLLKIPNMYKIAGELLPGVIHVSARALSAQALSIFGDHQDIYAARQTGFAMLATNSVQEVMDLAGVAHLAAIKTRIPFMHFFDGFRTSHEIQKVEVMDYEVFKNLIDMNEVQAFRERALNPEHPVTRGTAENDDIYFQAREAQNKFYDAVPDVVAHYMAEISKVTGRDYKPFNYYGAPDAERIIIAMGSICPISEETIDYLNAKGEKVGLVSVHLFRPFSEKYFFDVLPKTVKKIAVLDRTKEPGSVGEPLLQDIQSIFYGKENAPIIVGGRYGLSSKDTTPAQVVAVFENLKLDQPKNKFTVGIVDDVTFTSLEVGAPISVTSPDVKECLFFGLGADGTVGANKNSIKIIGDKTDLYAQGYFAYDSKKSGGVTRSHLRFGKTPIKASYLISNPSFVACSVPAYLHLYDMTSGIRKGGSFLINCIWTPEEAVNEIPAKVKRDLAKNGARLFIINATALAEEIGLGQRTNTIMQAAFFKLADIIPFEEAQQYMKDYAKKSYAKKGDDIVQMNYNAIDKGAEGLIEVPVDPAWADLDVTCDCSGHEHENCCCGTCSSEMTKTEKFVERIAKPVNAIKGYDLPVSAFDGYEDGTFENGTSAFEKRGIAVHVPVWIAENCIQCNQCSYVCPHAVLRPFLMTAEEKAASPLELKTIKPIGKGLEGFEYRMQVSALDCTGCGSCANTCPAKEKALVMKPIADSLEAGEDRKAGYLFNNVEYRSDLMSKDTVKGSQFAQPLFEFHGACPGCGETPYLKAITQLFGDRMMIANATGCSSIYSGSAPATPYTTNKNGHGPSWASSLFEDNAEFGMGMHVAVETMRDRLQNIMEENMDKVPAEVAELFKEWIANRSSAAKTQEVSAKIIAALEGKDCEICKEILSLKQYLIKKSQWIFGGDGWAYDIGYGGVDHVLASKEDINIVVLDTEVYSNTGGQASKSTPTGAIAKFAAAGKSVKKKDLAAIAMSYGHIYVAQVCMGANQQQYLKALKEAEAYNGPSLIIAYAPCINHGLKKGMSKVQNEMKLATECGYWPIFRYNPALEAEGKNPLQIDSKEPNWDKYEEYLLGEVRYATLSKANPAHAKELFELNKFEAQRRWRQYNRLASMDFASEKK; this comes from the coding sequence ATGGTTAAAAAAATGCAGACTATGGACGGTAACCAAGCTGCTGCGTACGCTTCATATGCGTTCACAGAAGTAGCTGGAATCTACCCAATCACTCCATCATCTCCAATGGCAGAATACACAGATGAATGGGCTTCAAAAGGAATGAAAAATATTTTCGGAGTACCAGTAAAAGTAGTGGAAATGCAATCAGAAGCAGGAGCTGCTGGAACTGTACACGGGTCTTTACAAGCAGGAGCATTAACAACAACTTATACTGCTTCTCAAGGATTATTACTAAAAATACCTAACATGTATAAAATAGCTGGAGAACTTCTTCCAGGAGTTATCCATGTATCAGCAAGAGCACTATCAGCTCAAGCATTATCTATCTTTGGAGATCACCAAGATATATATGCTGCTAGACAAACTGGATTTGCTATGTTAGCAACTAACTCAGTTCAAGAAGTTATGGACCTTGCAGGAGTAGCTCACTTAGCAGCTATTAAAACAAGAATTCCTTTTATGCACTTCTTTGATGGATTCAGAACTTCTCATGAAATTCAAAAAGTAGAAGTTATGGACTATGAAGTTTTCAAAAACTTAATAGATATGAACGAAGTTCAAGCTTTCAGAGAAAGAGCTCTTAACCCTGAGCATCCAGTAACTAGAGGAACTGCTGAAAATGATGACATTTATTTCCAAGCTAGAGAAGCTCAAAATAAATTCTATGATGCAGTACCTGATGTAGTTGCTCACTACATGGCTGAAATCTCTAAAGTAACTGGAAGAGATTATAAACCTTTCAATTACTATGGAGCTCCAGATGCAGAAAGAATTATTATTGCTATGGGATCTATCTGCCCTATATCTGAAGAAACAATTGATTATTTAAATGCTAAAGGAGAAAAAGTTGGATTAGTTTCTGTACACTTATTCAGACCATTCTCTGAAAAATATTTCTTTGATGTATTACCTAAAACAGTTAAGAAAATAGCTGTATTAGATAGAACTAAAGAACCTGGATCAGTTGGAGAACCTTTACTACAAGACATCCAATCTATTTTCTATGGAAAAGAAAATGCTCCAATAATTGTTGGAGGAAGATATGGACTATCTTCTAAAGATACTACACCTGCTCAAGTAGTTGCAGTATTTGAAAACTTAAAATTAGATCAACCTAAAAATAAATTTACTGTTGGTATCGTTGATGACGTTACTTTCACTTCATTAGAAGTTGGAGCACCTATATCTGTTACTAGTCCAGATGTTAAAGAATGCCTATTCTTTGGACTTGGAGCTGATGGTACAGTTGGAGCTAACAAAAACTCTATAAAAATTATTGGAGACAAAACTGATTTATATGCTCAAGGATACTTTGCATATGACTCTAAAAAATCAGGAGGAGTTACTAGATCTCACTTAAGATTTGGAAAAACTCCTATCAAAGCAAGTTACTTAATTTCTAATCCTAGCTTCGTTGCTTGTTCAGTACCAGCTTACTTACATCTTTATGATATGACTTCAGGAATCAGAAAAGGTGGATCTTTCTTGATCAACTGTATCTGGACTCCAGAAGAAGCTGTAAATGAAATTCCAGCTAAAGTTAAAAGAGACTTAGCTAAAAATGGTGCTAGATTATTCATAATCAATGCTACTGCTCTAGCTGAAGAAATCGGATTAGGACAAAGAACTAATACAATCATGCAGGCTGCTTTCTTCAAACTAGCTGATATTATCCCATTTGAAGAAGCTCAACAATATATGAAAGATTATGCTAAAAAATCTTATGCTAAAAAAGGTGACGATATCGTTCAAATGAACTATAACGCTATTGATAAAGGAGCAGAAGGATTAATCGAAGTTCCAGTAGATCCAGCTTGGGCTGATCTTGATGTTACTTGTGATTGCTCAGGACACGAACATGAAAATTGTTGTTGTGGAACTTGCAGCAGCGAAATGACTAAAACTGAAAAATTTGTAGAAAGAATTGCTAAACCAGTTAATGCTATAAAAGGATACGACTTACCAGTATCTGCATTTGATGGATATGAAGATGGTACTTTTGAAAACGGTACTTCTGCTTTCGAAAAAAGAGGAATTGCAGTTCATGTACCTGTATGGATTGCTGAAAACTGTATCCAATGTAACCAATGTTCATATGTTTGTCCTCACGCAGTTTTAAGACCATTCTTAATGACTGCTGAAGAAAAAGCTGCTTCTCCACTTGAGTTAAAAACTATAAAACCAATTGGAAAAGGATTAGAAGGATTTGAATATAGAATGCAAGTTTCTGCTCTAGATTGTACTGGATGTGGATCTTGTGCTAATACATGTCCTGCTAAAGAAAAAGCTCTAGTTATGAAGCCTATTGCTGATTCTCTAGAAGCTGGAGAAGACAGAAAAGCTGGATACCTATTCAACAATGTTGAATATAGAAGTGACTTAATGTCTAAAGATACTGTAAAAGGTTCTCAATTTGCTCAACCATTATTTGAATTCCATGGTGCTTGTCCAGGATGTGGAGAAACTCCATACCTTAAAGCAATCACTCAATTATTTGGAGATAGAATGATGATAGCTAATGCTACTGGATGTTCTTCAATATACAGTGGATCTGCTCCTGCTACTCCATATACAACTAATAAAAATGGTCATGGACCATCATGGGCTTCTTCTCTATTTGAAGACAATGCTGAGTTTGGAATGGGAATGCATGTAGCTGTTGAAACTATGAGAGACAGACTTCAAAACATAATGGAAGAAAACATGGATAAAGTTCCAGCAGAAGTTGCTGAACTATTCAAAGAATGGATTGCAAACAGATCATCAGCTGCTAAAACTCAAGAAGTTTCTGCTAAAATAATTGCTGCTCTTGAAGGAAAAGACTGCGAAATCTGTAAAGAAATCTTAAGTTTAAAACAATATTTAATCAAAAAATCTCAATGGATCTTTGGAGGAGACGGTTGGGCATATGACATCGGTTATGGTGGAGTTGACCACGTTTTAGCTTCTAAAGAAGATATAAACATAGTAGTACTAGATACAGAAGTTTACTCTAATACTGGAGGACAAGCTTCTAAATCAACACCTACAGGAGCAATTGCAAAATTCGCTGCTGCTGGTAAATCAGTTAAGAAAAAAGATCTTGCTGCTATAGCTATGTCTTATGGACATATTTATGTTGCACAAGTTTGTATGGGTGCAAACCAACAACAATACCTAAAAGCTCTTAAAGAAGCTGAAGCATACAATGGACCATCTCTAATCATAGCTTATGCTCCTTGTATCAACCATGGATTGAAGAAAGGTATGTCTAAAGTTCAAAACGAGATGAAACTTGCTACTGAATGCGGATACTGGCCAATCTTTAGATACAACCCAGCTCTTGAAGCAGAAGGTAAAAATCCATTACAAATAGATTCTAAAGAACCTAACTGGGATAAATATGAAGAGTACTTATTAGGAGAAGTAAGATATGCTACTCTTTCTAAAGCTAACCCAGCTCATGCTAAAGAACTATTTGAATTGAATAAATTTGAAGCTCAAAGAAGATGGAGACAATATAATAGACTTGCTTCTATGGACTTTGCTTCTGAAAAAAAATAA